The DNA region GTATGTGGCCTTTGATATCTTCGTATGTTTTCACGGTCATTGTATATTCGATAGGAGCAAGGACTGCAGGAGAGGCCGTATAGTTGAACGGATGCTCGATCATTTTTTCTACGTCGGCGAGGAAGGTGATACCTCCCCCCGGCATAAGGTAAGTCGGAGCACCTGCTATAGTCAGGTTTGCATCGCCTCTGTGTACAGCATTTGTGATCTGGATCGGATCGACTGTTACCCCGGCTCTTGCACTTCCTCCGACACCAGCGTAATACATGGCGGAGACCCTGCTGTCTTCGCAGCATCCGGCAGCCATCTTCCTGAATTCTTCAAGCTCAGGAGAGATCACGGCTGGTTTGACTGTTCCGTCTTCCTCGACTTCGAACAAAGCGATCTTACGCCAGGTAGTCTCGGCGACCAATATCTTCATCCCGGGTTTTGCGATGCTCATATCGATATCCTTGATAGCTTCAATCGGGTCGCTTATATTTGTTCCGCCCCAGCCATCTCCGTGTTCAAAGAAATAGCGTCCGTTTGTAGCAAGACGTCCCACAGGTGTTACTCCGCTGTAAGGTTTTTGTTCTGCCCCGGCAGGATGTTTAGTGAACAGGCCCGTAATGTGGTGGTCAAGTATGATCGCCTCATCGATAAGAGGGGCTAGAGAGCGAGCGAAAAGTCCGCAGCATGCTCCGCCGCAGCCTACTCTCATCTTGTCGTCGACCTCTCCGTTTATTACAGGATGCTCTCCTACCTGAAGCTCCAGTTTGCATCCGCCATCAATAGTAAGTTTCACTTTTTCTTTGTTCCCAAGTTCGGCCATGGTTTTTACTACGTACATACCGTCCGGACCCTTGACTTTGTTTACGCCGCCGAGGATGAGGATATGTGAGCCGTACTGCTCTGTTGTAACTATACCAACCACCCGTCCGTCGCGGCGGACCAGTGCTCCCTCGTCGCCAACATGGGCATTCGAGTCGATTTTCACCATCATGGAGCTGTATGATACTGGAGCTTCTGTGACTACCGTCACAACGTCAAAACCATCACGTTTCTCGGTAACTATATAAGGAGCAGGCTTGTAGTCCGGATAAGCAGCACCGGCACCTACCGCAGAGACTATA from Synergistetes bacterium HGW-Synergistetes-1 includes:
- a CDS encoding 6-hydroxynicotinate reductase, which codes for MIKVDVAKCIGCKACEQVCPSDAIKIVDKKAVVNKKCVHCVTCIKYCKFDALSEDAVASDTLLCRNCGVKCRIPEGKEGACKRFKNESGQLVLVRPLQIPTNTKVDPEKIAIAKPIVSAVGAGAAYPDYKPAPYIVTEKRDGFDVVTVVTEAPVSYSSMMVKIDSNAHVGDEGALVRRDGRVVGIVTTEQYGSHILILGGVNKVKGPDGMYVVKTMAELGNKEKVKLTIDGGCKLELQVGEHPVINGEVDDKMRVGCGGACCGLFARSLAPLIDEAIILDHHITGLFTKHPAGAEQKPYSGVTPVGRLATNGRYFFEHGDGWGGTNISDPIEAIKDIDMSIAKPGMKILVAETTWRKIALFEVEEDGTVKPAVISPELEEFRKMAAGCCEDSRVSAMYYAGVGGSARAGVTVDPIQITNAVHRGDANLTIAGAPTYLMPGGGITFLADVEKMIEHPFNYTASPAVLAPIEYTMTVKTYEDIKGHIHAMRTKEDVLAEGRYEFTELKD